Genomic DNA from Coffea arabica cultivar ET-39 chromosome 7e, Coffea Arabica ET-39 HiFi, whole genome shotgun sequence:
TACTTTTTGGCATATATTTTGCGCCATGTCTTGTACCAGCGGAAATTCATCAGGGCCAAGCCAGATTCAGAATTCGGGGTCCGATGAAGATCCCCAACAAATTATGGACCTAAGAAAACGCAAAAGAATGATATCCAACCGGGAATCTGCTAGGCGATCAAGGATGAAGAAACAGAAGCACTTGGATGATATGATGGCCCAGGTGAATCAAGTGAAGAACGAGAATAATCAAATTCTCACCAATATCAACCTTACAAATCAGCTTTATCTGAACATTGAATCTGAAAATTCTGTCCTAAGAGCTCAGCTGGCTGAACTCAGCCACAGGCTACAGTCCCTCAATGATATCATTAACTGCTTGAATGCTACAACGAATTCACCAGTTCTTGAAACACAGGACTCTGCTTTTGATTATCAGATGATGAGTGCTTTTGATCATGATTTCTTCAACCCCTGGAATTTACTCAGTGTAAATCAGCCCATCATGGCTTCTCCAGATGTTCTCATGTACTGATTCCTTCGGAGAAGTGATCCATTGCTTCGGTGTTTGGCTTGCTGATGATCGGGGTTGTAGACTTCTGGGTGCTTAGTGAAATTGAACTAGAATGTTGTCCTTGGTTTGTAATTGAAACGATTATGTATATTATGGTTGATGTACTGCCATTGCGAATGCAAGTAATTTTCTAAATATTAGAACAAAATTCAAAGTCCATTATTGAGT
This window encodes:
- the LOC140011456 gene encoding bZIP transcription factor 44-like, producing the protein MSCTSGNSSGPSQIQNSGSDEDPQQIMDLRKRKRMISNRESARRSRMKKQKHLDDMMAQVNQVKNENNQILTNINLTNQLYLNIESENSVLRAQLAELSHRLQSLNDIINCLNATTNSPVLETQDSAFDYQMMSAFDHDFFNPWNLLSVNQPIMASPDVLMY